Proteins from one Streptomyces sp. NBC_00289 genomic window:
- a CDS encoding acyl-CoA dehydrogenase family protein yields MPAFSLEPEQIARRARLRALAADRLRPLAEKGEPGHVNRPLVAELGRLGLLARLFTSGAVDLCLLRESLAHTCTEAETALALQGLGAHPVHAHGTPAQRARWLPRVTDGTAVAAFALSEPGAGSDAAALALRAEAENTRGAGGPGADAPPPDVLSDTPPDSPSDRSSGAVEDPPRAAAPGAAAPGTAAPAAEPDGPARWRLTGEKCWISNAPEADFYTVFARTTQGAGARGVTAFLLPADRPGLSGRALDMLSPHPIGALHLDAVPVTADDVLGEVDRGFRVAMGTLNLFRPSVGAFAVGMAQAALDATLAHTAGRDAFGGKLKDQQTVAHKVAEMALRTEAARLMVYAAATAYDEGAPDVPKRAAMAKLLATETAQYVVDAAVQLHGARALRRGHLLEHLYREVRAPRIYEGASEVQRGIIARELYAEQEAQK; encoded by the coding sequence ATGCCCGCATTCTCGCTCGAACCGGAACAGATCGCCCGGCGTGCCCGGCTGCGCGCCCTGGCCGCGGACCGGCTGCGCCCCCTCGCGGAGAAAGGCGAACCGGGTCACGTCAACCGCCCACTGGTCGCCGAACTCGGCCGACTGGGCCTGCTGGCCCGCCTGTTCACCTCCGGCGCGGTCGACCTCTGTCTGCTGCGGGAGTCCCTCGCCCACACCTGCACCGAGGCCGAGACCGCCCTCGCCCTCCAGGGCCTGGGCGCCCATCCGGTGCACGCCCACGGCACCCCGGCCCAACGCGCCCGCTGGCTGCCCCGCGTGACGGACGGCACCGCGGTGGCGGCGTTCGCGCTGAGCGAGCCGGGAGCCGGATCGGACGCGGCGGCACTCGCGCTACGGGCGGAGGCGGAGAACACCAGGGGCGCAGGCGGCCCAGGCGCGGATGCCCCGCCCCCGGACGTCCTGTCGGACACCCCGCCGGATTCCCCATCCGATCGCTCATCGGGTGCCGTGGAGGACCCTCCCCGGGCAGCTGCTCCAGGGGCGGCTGCTCCCGGCACCGCTGCCCCGGCCGCCGAGCCCGACGGCCCGGCCCGCTGGCGGCTGACCGGCGAAAAGTGCTGGATCTCCAACGCCCCCGAGGCCGACTTCTACACCGTCTTCGCCCGTACGACCCAGGGTGCCGGCGCCCGAGGTGTGACCGCCTTCCTCCTGCCCGCCGACCGGCCGGGCCTGAGCGGCAGGGCGCTGGACATGCTCTCCCCGCACCCCATCGGCGCCCTCCACCTGGACGCCGTACCGGTGACGGCCGACGACGTCCTCGGAGAGGTCGACCGCGGCTTCCGGGTCGCGATGGGCACCCTCAACCTCTTCCGGCCCAGCGTCGGCGCCTTCGCGGTCGGCATGGCGCAGGCGGCGCTGGACGCGACCCTCGCGCACACCGCCGGGCGGGACGCGTTCGGGGGCAAGCTCAAGGACCAGCAGACCGTCGCGCACAAGGTCGCCGAGATGGCGCTGCGCACAGAGGCGGCCCGCCTCATGGTGTACGCGGCGGCGACGGCGTACGACGAGGGAGCCCCCGACGTCCCGAAGCGCGCCGCGATGGCGAAACTGCTGGCGACCGAGACCGCGCAGTACGTCGTCGACGCGGCCGTCCAACTGCACGGCGCCCGCGCCCTGCGCCGCGGCCACCTCCTCGAACACCTCTACCGCGAGGTACGCGCCCCACGCATCTACGAGGGAGCCAGCGAGGTCCAACGAGGCATCATCGCACGGGAGTTGTACGCGGAGCAGGAGGCACAGAAGTGA
- a CDS encoding AMP-binding protein: MNVSAHVDTFARDHLPPPDQWPELRFDLPELRYPDRLNCAAELLHGPPDDRPVFHTPSGPTWTYGTLRARVDRLAHLLAVDLGVVPGNRVLLRGPTTPWLAACWLAVLKVGAVAVTVLAQQRPHELSTMCEIARVRHALCDVRAVDDLAKAEIPGLRIATYGGDAPDDLLRRPAPGTPYPAVATAADDVALIAFTSGTTGRPKGCMHFHRDVLATADTFSAHVLAPHVDDVFAGSPPLGFTFGLGGLVIFPLRAGASALLLEQAGPGQLLPAIAEHRVSVLFTAPTAYRAMLDELDAHDTSSLRRCVSAGENLPAATWRAWHERTGLRIINGIGATELLHIFISAADERIRPGTTGVPVPGWDARVQDRNGEPAPDGEPGLLAVRGPVGCRYLADPRQRGYVRDGWNITGDTYVRESDGYFRYVARADDMIISAGYNIAGPEVEEALLRHPDVVEAAVVGRPDEARGQVVVAFAVLREGARRDTEALRAFVKAELAPYKCPREIVFLDALPRTATGKLQRFRLRTDGDQQ, encoded by the coding sequence ATGAACGTCTCGGCCCACGTCGACACCTTCGCGCGCGACCACCTCCCGCCACCGGACCAGTGGCCCGAGCTCCGCTTCGACCTGCCGGAGCTGCGCTACCCCGACCGGCTGAACTGTGCCGCCGAACTGCTCCACGGCCCGCCCGACGACCGCCCGGTGTTCCACACCCCGTCCGGCCCCACATGGACGTACGGCACACTCCGCGCCCGGGTCGACCGCCTCGCGCACCTGCTCGCCGTTGACCTCGGCGTCGTACCCGGCAACCGGGTGCTGCTGCGCGGCCCCACGACCCCGTGGCTGGCGGCGTGCTGGCTGGCGGTGCTCAAGGTGGGCGCGGTCGCCGTCACCGTGCTGGCCCAGCAGCGCCCGCACGAACTGAGCACGATGTGCGAGATCGCCCGGGTACGGCACGCGCTGTGCGACGTCCGGGCCGTCGACGACCTCGCCAAGGCCGAGATACCGGGGCTGCGGATCGCGACGTACGGCGGTGACGCCCCCGACGACCTGCTCCGCCGCCCCGCGCCCGGCACGCCGTACCCCGCCGTGGCCACCGCGGCCGACGACGTGGCATTGATCGCCTTCACCTCCGGCACGACCGGCCGCCCGAAGGGCTGTATGCACTTCCACCGGGATGTGCTGGCGACCGCCGACACCTTCTCGGCACACGTGCTCGCGCCCCATGTGGACGACGTCTTCGCCGGCAGCCCCCCGCTCGGTTTCACCTTCGGCCTCGGCGGGCTCGTGATCTTCCCGCTGCGGGCCGGCGCCAGCGCCCTGCTCCTCGAACAGGCCGGCCCCGGCCAGTTGTTGCCGGCGATCGCCGAGCACCGGGTCTCCGTGCTGTTCACCGCGCCGACGGCCTACCGCGCGATGCTCGACGAGCTGGACGCCCACGACACCTCCTCGCTGCGCCGCTGCGTGTCCGCCGGCGAGAACCTGCCCGCCGCCACCTGGCGTGCCTGGCACGAGCGGACCGGACTGCGCATCATCAACGGCATCGGCGCCACCGAACTGCTGCACATCTTCATCTCCGCGGCGGACGAGCGCATCCGGCCCGGGACGACGGGGGTTCCCGTGCCCGGGTGGGACGCGCGCGTGCAGGACCGGAACGGCGAACCGGCACCGGACGGCGAGCCCGGGCTGCTCGCCGTCCGCGGTCCGGTCGGCTGCCGGTACCTCGCCGATCCCCGGCAGCGCGGGTACGTCCGAGACGGCTGGAACATCACCGGAGACACCTATGTCCGGGAGAGCGACGGCTACTTCCGCTACGTCGCCCGCGCCGACGACATGATCATCTCGGCCGGGTACAACATCGCGGGGCCCGAGGTCGAGGAGGCGCTGCTGCGCCACCCGGACGTGGTCGAGGCGGCGGTGGTGGGGCGGCCCGACGAGGCGCGCGGGCAGGTGGTCGTGGCCTTCGCGGTGCTGCGGGAGGGCGCGCGGCGGGACACCGAGGCGTTGCGCGCCTTCGTGAAGGCGGAGCTGGCGCCCTACAAGTGTCCCCGCGAGATCGTGTTCCTTGACGCGCTGCCGCGCACGGCGACCGGCAAGTTGCAGCGGTTCAGGTTGCGGACCGATGGTGACCAGCAGTGA
- a CDS encoding PaaX family transcriptional regulator C-terminal domain-containing protein — MINVSDQHAPRSLIVTLYGAYGRFVPGPVPVAELIRLLAAVGVDAPSVRSSVSRLKRRGLLAPARTAQGAAGYELSPDARQLLEDGDRRVYATASPEDEGWVLAVFSVPESERQKRHVLRSRLAGLGFGTAAPGVWIAPARLHEETRHTLQRLRLDPYVDFFRGEHLGFAATGEAVARWWDLAAIAKEHEAFLDRHARVLRDWEQRSDTPPEDAYRDYLLALDSWRHLPYTDPGLPAHLLPEDWPGARSAAVFRGLHERLRDAGAAFVGS, encoded by the coding sequence ATGATCAACGTGTCCGACCAGCATGCACCACGGTCTCTCATCGTCACGCTCTACGGCGCGTACGGCCGCTTCGTGCCCGGCCCGGTGCCCGTCGCCGAGCTGATCCGACTGCTGGCCGCGGTCGGTGTGGACGCGCCCTCCGTCCGCTCGTCGGTCTCCCGGCTGAAGCGGCGCGGGCTGCTCGCGCCCGCTCGTACGGCGCAGGGTGCGGCCGGCTACGAACTGTCGCCGGACGCCCGCCAGTTGCTCGAGGACGGCGACCGGCGCGTCTACGCCACGGCGTCACCCGAGGACGAGGGCTGGGTGCTCGCGGTGTTCTCCGTGCCCGAGTCCGAGCGCCAGAAGCGGCACGTGCTGCGTTCGCGCCTCGCGGGGCTCGGCTTCGGCACGGCGGCGCCCGGGGTGTGGATCGCCCCGGCCCGGCTGCACGAGGAGACCCGGCACACCCTCCAGCGGCTGCGGCTCGACCCGTACGTCGACTTCTTCCGCGGCGAGCACCTCGGCTTCGCGGCGACCGGGGAGGCGGTCGCCCGCTGGTGGGACCTGGCCGCGATCGCCAAGGAGCACGAGGCGTTCCTCGACCGCCACGCGCGCGTGCTGCGCGACTGGGAGCAGCGGTCGGACACCCCGCCCGAGGACGCCTACCGCGACTACCTCCTCGCCCTGGACTCCTGGCGTCACCTCCCCTACACCGACCCCGGGCTGCCCGCCCACCTGCTGCCCGAGGACTGGCCGGGAGCCCGCTCGGCCGCCGTGTTCCGGGGGCTGCACGAACGGCTGCGGGACGCGGGGGCGGCCTTCGTGGGGTCCTGA